In the Malus domestica chromosome 16, GDT2T_hap1 genome, one interval contains:
- the LOC103402724 gene encoding allene oxide cyclase, chloroplastic: MASASSLRAISSLHFSNSIRSPPSSSRAQRLLGFNLSHSFPTLKSSSTNQVLPTSSNFTTSAFFCKNKKEPADSDSPRPTKVQELHVYEINERDRGSPAYLRLSQKQVNTLGDLVPFSNKIYSGNLEKRLGITAGLCVLIQNFPEKKGDRYEAIYSFYFGDYGHISVQGAYLTYEDTYLAVTGGSGIFEGVYGQVKLKQIVFPFKLFYTFYLKGIKDLPVELTGKPVAPTPSVEPSAAAKATEPSATVKNFTN, from the exons ATGGCGTCTGCAAGTTCTCTCAGAGCGATCTCGTCTCTCCATTTCTCCAACTCCATCAGGTCTCCTCCTTCATCTTCTCGAGCTCAGAGACTGTTGGGCTTCAATCTCTCACACTCCTTCCCGACCCTTAAATCCTCATCAACCAATCAAGTCCTCCCAACCTCCAGCAACTTCACCACCTCAGCTTTCTTCTGCAAGAACAAGAAGGAACCAGCTGATTCTGATTCTCCACGACCTA cAAAAGTTCAAGAACTGCATGTGTACGAGATCAACGAGAGAGACAGAGGCAGCCCGGCGTACCTAAGACTGAGCCAGAAACAAGTCAACACTCTCGGCGATCTCGTCCCTTTCAGCAACAAGATCTACTCCGGCAACTTGGAAAAACGTCTTGGGATCACAGCAGGCCTGTGCGTTTTGATCCAAAACTTCCCCGAGAAAAAAGGAGACAGGTACGAGGCAATATACAGCTTCTACTTCGGAGACTACGGCCACATTTCAGTCCAGGGAGCTTATCTGACCTACGAAGACACGTATCTGGCCGTGACCGGTGGATCCGGAATCTTCGAGGGAGTGTACGGACAGGTCAAGTTGAAGCAGATAGTGTTTCCCTTCAAGCTGTTTTACACGTTTTACCTGAAGGGGATCAAGGACTTGCCGGTTGAGCTTACCGGTAAGCCTGTCGCTCCGACGCCGAGCGTTGAGCCGTCGGCGGCTGCCAAGGCCACCGAGCCCAGTGCCACCGTCAAAAACTTTACCAACTGA
- the LOC103402725 gene encoding methionine aminopeptidase 1B, chloroplastic — MAVAGGLQLSAPSHGGQGHVLLSSTKSTIFAGAPLSFSFSTSGKESFSRKNLVVFARKLSGLEEAMRIKRERESRQLAPKVGRRPPLRRGRVSPQLPVPDHIPRPPYVGSSLLPEIASERQVPGSEGIDDMRAACELAARVLESAGKLVKPSITTNEIDKAVHQMIIDAGAYPSPLGYGGFPKSVCTSVNECMCHGIPDSRQLQSGDIVNIDVTVYLNGYHGDTSKTFLCGDVSERIQRLVKVTEECLEKGIAVCKDGASFKKIGKRISEHAEKYGYGVVERFVGHGVGTVFHSEPLILHHRNDQSGSMVEGQTFTIEPILTMGSIECKTWPDNWTTLAADGGPAAQFEHTILITRTGAEILTTC; from the exons ATGGCAGTCGCCGGCGGTCTGCAACTCTCAGCTCCCTCTCATGGCGGCCAAGGCCACGTCTTACTAAGTTCAACGAAGTCAACTATCTTCGCCGGGGCCCCACTCAGCTTCTCATTCTCCACCTCTG GAAAAGAATCGTTTTCTCGGAAAAACCTCGTTGTGTTTGCTCGGAAACTGTCGGGGTTGGAGGAGGCCATGAGAATCAAAAG AGAGCGTGAGAGTCGGCAGCTTGCGCCAAAGGTCGGAAGAAGGCCGCCATTGAGGCGTGGAAGGGTATCACCGCAACTTCCTGTTCCCGATCACATTCCAAGGCCTCCTTATGTTGGGTCATCTTTGTTGCCAGAAATTGCCAGTGAACGTCAAGTTCCTGGTTCTGAGGGCATTGATGATATGCGAGCTGCGTGCGAGCTTGCTGCTCGCGTCTTAGAGTCTGCGGGAAAGTTGGTTAAG CCGTCAATAACAACTAATGAAATTGACAAAGCAGTGCACCAGATGATTATTGATGCTGGTGCCTATCCCTCACCACTTGGCTATGGAGGATTTCCAAAGAGTGTATGCACATCAGTTAATGAGTGCATGTGCCATGGAATTCCTGATTCTCGACAGTTACAG AGTGGAGACATTGTCAACATAGATGTGACGGTCtacctaaat GGATATCATGGAGACACATCAAAGACCTTTCTTTGTGGGGATGTCAGTGAACGAATCCAACGACTAGTGAAG GTAACCGAAGAGTGCTTGGAAAAAGGCATAGCAGTTTGTAAGGACGGTGCTAGCTTcaagaaaattggaaagagaATTAG TGAGCATGCTGAAAAATATGGTTATGGCGTTGTGGAGCGCTTTGTTGGGCATGGTGTAGGGACTGTATTTCATTCCGAACCATTGATATTACATCACC GTAACGACCAGTCTGGTTCCATGGTTGAAGGTCAAACATTTACCATTG AACCCATCCTTACAATGGGAAGCATCGAGTGCAAAACATGGCCGGACAATTGGACGACTCTGGCCGCGGACGGTGGCCCGGCTGCTCAGTTTGAACATACCATTCTGATTACTAGAACCGGTGCTGAAATTTTGACAACatgttaa